CTGTTGTGCAAAGTGTCGGAAAGAAAAAAGCTTCTGGCTCTTCTGTTGCCGGCAATGCAAATATTTTAATTTTCCCAGACTTAAATGCCGGAAATATCGGTTATAAAATTGCGGAAAGATACGGTGGATTTCAAGCTCTCGGTCCTATAATTCAGGGACTTGCGCTGCCAATAAGCGATTTAAGCAGAGGTTCCAGCGTTGATGATATCTGTCTCATCTGCGCAATTATGCTTTTGAAGTAAGTCATGCGGAATTATTGATAATAATCTCTCTTTAGTCGTTCGGTCGTTCGTATGCCTGCGCAGTTAATTTTCGATAAACAGACGGTTTTTCTCTTAGTTATTATCTAAAAAGTTTAAAATTCTTGTACTATTTTATTGTGTGTTAGATTTGACTTCTCCGATCAAAATCTGTTCTTGTCTTTAAAAAATTAAATTCTTTGAGAACTGCGGGTTCAATGAAAAATAATTTACGGCCTAAAAATTCGAAAGAAAGAATTGTTCCATATATCTAAAGATAATAAACGAGAAATTCTTTTTCTCAATATAAAAAATTTGTTCGGCATCATCTGATTCTTATTACCGGACATCTATGTTTTCTTCTGGCGGTAAAAAGCTTTATATCTGAAATTCCTTTACTTATAAGTATCTCTTTTGTTGTTTTCAGAGCAATCTCAGGCGTGTTATGATGACTGCTTATATGTGCAAGAAAAACATATTTTAAACTATCTCTGCCCGCGGAAAGCATTTTGATTTCAGCAATGGCACTGGCAGCGTCTTCGTTTGCCAGATGTCCCCAGTCGCTCAACACCCATTTCTTATTGTCGTAAGATCTGAAACTTGAATCCAACATCATTCTATTGTAATTTGATTCCAATACCAAAATGTTGCTGTCAATTAAATTTCTTATAATCTTTCTGCAGATTCTGCCGGTATCTGTTACATAACCTATTTTATACTTTCTTGCATTTATTTCAGATGAAAAAGTAAATCCAAACGTACGAGAAACATTTTCATCCTTGTGGTAAACCTCAAAAGATTCGACGAAAATATCTTTAATTTTAAAATTTTCGTACAAAGGTATGCTAGCGCACTCTTCAATTTTCTGACCGTATTTTCTGAATGCATCTTCAAAAGCATCTTCATGGAGATAAACAGGGATGTTGTTTTTATGCAGAAAACCAAGCCCCGATGTGCTTATATGATCTCTATGCGCATGCGTTATGAGTGCTGCCGTTAAATTTTGGGGAACAATGCCTAAAGCGCCGAGGTTTTCGATTATATATTTAGCGCTGCATCCGCAGTCAATTAGGGCGGTCGCTTTTTCAGTCCAAATTACTGAACAATTGCCGCTTGATCCGCTTGCAAGAATACAAAAATTCAAACTCAAAGTTTTCCCGCTGCTTTTTCTATTGTTTTAACTGCCAAATCAACCGCAGAATTTACATCTTTAATATTGAAAACAGATGTCGGAGCGTGAATGTATCTTGTGGGAATGCTTAAGATTCCAGTAAGGATTCCTTCTCTGTTTGTGTATATTACAGCGCCGTCTGTCATACCGACGTCAATTATGTCTATTTGATGTGGAATGTTGTTTTCATGCGCGGCTTCAAGCATAAGTTTGCGCACTTTTTGAGGAACAATAGTTCCTCTACCGGAAGCTTCTATCATTGTTATGGCAACGCCTTTCCCTAGTTTTAATGCAGAAACTTTTTCCTCAATTCCCGGCATATCGCCCGCTACTGTAGTGTCTATAATAAGTGCAAAATCGGGATTTACTTTAAAAGATGAGGTTTTACCGCCTTTTAGACCGACTTCTTCTTGCACTGTGGCGCATGCATAAATTTCGGCATTCAAATCTCTTAATTTTGCCAGCATTTCCATAACTTTTACCATAGTGTAACAGCTTATTCTGTTATCTGCAGCTTTCCCGTAATAAAAATTGCCGTTTAAAATACCTGCGACGGGTTCAAAAATTATCTGATCGCCGATATCTGCGACTTTCAATACTTCGTTCCTTGAAGATAATCCGATATCTATAAACATACTGTCATGCTTAAGTGGCTGCTTTACATCTTCGGAAGTCATTAAATGCGGCGGCTTTGTGCCTATTATTCCGGTTATATGCTCACCTTTTTTATTTATAATTTCCACTGTTTTACCGGGGAGAATAGAATCGTTTATTCCGCCGATTTTGATAAAGTATATAAATCCTTTTTCATTAATGTGTTTTACGGTCATTCCTATTTCATCCATATGCGCAGCAATCATTATTTTCTTTTTTCCTCTGCCTGATTTTCCGATGACATTTCCGAAATTGTCGATTTCAACACTCTCGCACGACTTAGAAAGAGCGGCAGTCATAATTTTTGCGACATTTTCTTCATAACCCGAAATTCCGTCAGATATTAATAGATCTTTAAGTAGTTTTTCCATTTTATTTCTCCGTCGTGTAGTCTTTTAACTTAGCATATCGACAAAGTTAAAAGTCAGTACGATATTAAAGTTTACTTCTATCCCATCAGTCTGCGTATTATATTTTGCTGAAATTCTGTAATTGAATTTTGAATAATCTATGTTCTCGGAAACTCTGTATCTGCATAGTGTTTATCCGCAGTCGTTCATAGATATCGTTATCCCAATTTGATTCTGTTTATTGCTTTAATTCTTTCCAGAACAGGCGGATGCGAATATTCCAAAAATACTTTAAATTTGTGCGGATATAAATTTGACATATTATCAACTGAGAGTTTTTTTAAGGCATTTATCATGGCTTGCGGTTTTCTGTAGGTTGTTATCGAGTAAAGATCGGCTTCATACTCATGCTTACGCGAAAAATAATTTAATATCGGCGAAATTATTAGAGAAACAGGTGCATAGAGAAATGAAAAAAATATTATTCCGGCATATATATCCTGCGTCCGCATAAAGAAAGCGTCGTAAAGCCATGCCTTATCTATAAGAAGCGAAAAAATAAACAGCATTATTCCGCTTAAAGCGGATGAAAAAATTATATGTTTTACTATATGTCCGAGTTTAAAGTGCCCCATTTCGTGAGCTAAAATGCTTGTCAGTCCATCAACGGTATGCTTCTGTATAAGAGTGTCAAACAAAACTATCCTGCGGAATTTCCCAAATCCCGTGAAAAATGCATTTGATTTTGTCGAACGTTTTGAACCGTCCATTTTGAACAGACCTTTCATCTTGAAATTTTCTTTTTTTGCATATTCTTCAATGGAATTTTTGAGTTCGCCGTCCTCCAAAGAAGTGTATTTGTTAAACAGCGGCATTATGGTTACGGGTGCAATAAAAGTTATAAAAAGTTCAAATATGACAATAGCAGCAAAAGCGTACAGCCACGCGTATCTATAGACGTTTGCAAAGAGCCATAGTATTGCAGCAAAAATAACGGCTCCGATTATGGCGGTTATAATCCACGATTTTAGTAAATCTGAAATAAAAGTTTTCACATTCATTTTGTTAAACCCAAAATTTTCTTCTATTATAAATACGGAATAAACCGAGAAAGGTATTTTTAGAATTTCAAAGGCAGAAAAAACTATGCCGGCAAAAACAAGACCTGTTAAAATAGTTCCGAAACTGAAAGATACGGCTATCGTATTCACATAATTAAATCCCTTTAAGACTATAAAAATAATCTGCGCAGCTAAGAAGAAAGTAGATGAAATTACGGATAGTTTTGTATTTGCTTTAAGATATTCCTGCGCTTTTGAATATTTTTCTCTGTCAAAATATCCGTCGAATTCGGGAGGAATATTATTTGAAATGTTTTTAACGTTGAGCAAGTTTGCTACTGTTTCAACAAGATATACGGCAATAATAAAAAAAAGTATTATAAGAGTGTAAATATTCATTTTCGTTCCTTTATTTGATTTAAGTGCATTATATATTATTTTTATACTGTCAAGATTATATTATGATATAATAAACTTGTTTATTATTGTATAAATTGTGCGGTGTGTGCGCTCTGCCAAAAAATATTTGCAGATAGAGAGAATGAATATGAATATTTTATTGAGTAAACGTTAAAAAATGAAAAAAAATCTTTTTATTACTTTTGAAGGCGGAGAAGGTTCCGGCAAAACAACACACTCTTTGCTTTTGAAAAAATATCTTGAAAAAAGAGGTTATGAAGTGTTGCTTACAAGAGAACCGGGCGGTACTATTTTGGCGGAAGCCGTAAGACGCATTCTTTTAAATCCAGATTCAAATATTGTTCCGTTGAGCGAACTTTTTCTCTATGAAGCCGCGCGGGCTCAACATGTTGAAGAATTTGTTTTTCCTGCTTTAAATGCCGGAAAAGCTGTAATTTGCGACAGATTTACCGATGCTACTGTTGCATATCAGGGATATGGCAGGAAATTGAACTTGCAGCTTATAGACAGTCTCAACTCGACTACATCTTTTGGATTAACGCCGGTTTTGACGATATATCTTGATATATTGCCGTCTGAAGGTTTAAGTAGGGCAAAAAGGGCAAAAAAATTAAACAGAAAAATTTACAGCGACAAAATTGAAAGAGAATCCTTGCAGTTCCATGAGAGTGTAAGAGAAGGATATCTCAGTCAGGCAGAAAAATATCCCGAAAGAATAAAAGTCGTTAAGACACAGGAGACAGTTGAAAAAACAGAAGTTTGTATAAGAGAAATTATAGATTTGGTATTGTAAATGTTTGAAAGTATATTAGGTCAGAAAAAAATAAAGAAAATAATTTCAAATCAGGTAAAAAGCGGTAAAATTGCGCATGCTTATATCTTTGTGGGGCAGGATGGGGTGGGAAAACGTCTTACAGCCGTTGAATTTGCTAAAATTTTAAACTGCAATGTGGACGATTTTATTAAAACAGATGCCGGCACTTGCGGAAAATGTATATCTTGCAAAAAGATAGAAAAAAATATTCATCCCGATTTACATTTTATAGATTTTGCCAGACAAGCTGAACTTGAAGAAGAATGTTTAGAAAAACAAAGGACGTTAAAAATTGAAACAATAAGATATATGCAGAAAGAAGTTGCTACGAAAATACACGAGGGGAAATGGAAAATTTTCATTATAGAGCCTGCTGAAAGGATGAATGCTGCCGCGGCAAATTCTCTGCTTAAAACGCTTGAAGAACCGCCTGAAAATACAATTATAATTTTAATTGCAAAACATAAAGAAACAATACCTCAGACAATACTTTCACGGGTGCAGACGCTGTTTTTTCAGCCTTTAGGGCAGAATGAGATTTCAAGCTGGCTTATGTTGAACTGTTCAGTGGATGCCGCAAAAGCCCGAGATATAGCGGAATTGAGCGAAGGATCTTTAGAAAATGCCAACAAACTCGTTGGCAAAAATGAAAAAGAGGAATTTTCTTTATGGCTCAAATTTAAAACTCGAAATTTTTATATTTCAGATATTTTGGAATTGTCAAAAAATATTGCCGCTGCCGGCGCTTTAGAATGCGTTGACGCAATGATAGCGGAAGCAAAAAAAGATTTCAGAATGTATCCCCAAAGGACCGCGCCGGCGCTTGACCTGTTAAGCGCTTCAAGAGTTTTACTTCTTAAAAACGTAAATGCCATGACGGTTTTGGATAACTTATTTTTTGATTTGTCAGATTTAAAAAAAATGTCGGGACTTTTATAGAACAGAGCATTCATTTATGATTTATTATTAAGGATATATAATTATGCCAATGGTTATAGGAGTAGCGCTTAGAAAAACTAAAGATAAAATTTATGCTGACGTGGGATATTTTGATTTAAAACTGAATGACAAAATTATACTTGAAACCGAGCACGGAGTTGAAGTTGGAACAGTATGCGAAAAAGAAAAAGTTATGCAGGAAAGCAAGGATCCGATAGGGAAAGTTTTAAGGGAAATTACTGAAGAAGATAAAAAAAGGCTTACTGAAAATGAAAGAAAAAATTTAAGAGCGTGGAACATAGTATTGCAAAAAGTAGTCAAATACAAGCTTGATATGAAATTAATATGCGTTCAGTATATTTTTGACCGGTCAAAGCTGTTTGTGTATTATATTTCGGGAACAAGAGTTGATTTCAGAGAGCTTGTCAAAGAGTTGGGGCGTATTTTAAGAACAAGAATACAGATGGTTCAAATAGGCGTAAGAGACGAATCAAAAATGGTCGGCGGAATAGGAATATGCGGACACGTTTTATGCTGCCAGACTTTTTTAAAAGATTTTAGTTCTGTAACCATAGATATGGCTAAAGAACAAGATTTGTTGCTAAATACTGCAAAACTTTCAGGGCTTTGCGGCAGACTTATGTGCTGTATTTCTTATGAAAACGACATATATAGAGCTGTAAAGAAAGAATTGCCTGAAATAGGAAAAACAGTTTTAACTCCTGAAGGCAGAGCAAAAATTACGGCGATTGATTGCATAAGAGAAAACGTGACCGTTGATTTCGGCGATAAGTCGTTTAAAGTTTTTAGTATAAAACAAATCAATGAAAGTAGTAGAAAAGGAAAGTAAATGAAATTTTATATTACGACGCCGATATATTATGCAAACGATATTCCTCATATAGGACATTCTTATACGACTATAGCTTCTGATATTATGGCCAGATGGAAAAGATTAAAGGGTTTTGACGTTTTTTTTCTCACCGGAACAGACGAACACGGCGCAAAAATTGTTGCAGCTGCAAAGAAAAAAGGGGAAATACCGCAAAAACTTTGCGATAAGATGAGTGCAAAATTCAAAGAAGCATGGGAACTTTTGAACATTTCATATACGGACTTTATACGCACTACGGAACGGAAACACTTTGTTTCTGTTGAAAAGATATTGAGTATTCTGTTTGATAAAGGTTTTATATTTAAAAAGAAATATGAAGAGCTTTACTGTATAGGCTGCGAAAGATTTTACGCTCAAAAAGATTTGGACGAAAACGGATGTTGTCCTTTCCATAAAACAAAGCCTGTACTGCAATCTGAAGAAAATTATTTTTTCAGACTGTCGTCTTTTCAAAATGCCCTTATTGATAGAATAGTGGACGCAAATCATAGAGAACATATAGAAATACAGCCTGAAGAAAGAAGAAACGAAATTATAGGGAAACTAAAACTCGGACTTGAAGATGTAAGTTTTTCAAGAAGCGCCGTTGAATGGGGCATACCGCTTCCTTTTGACGGAGGGCAAACCGCATACGTTTGGGTTGACGCTCTGATAAATTACATAACCGGAGTGGGTTATCAAGAAAATGAAACAAAATTTCAAAAATACTGGCCTGCGGACATACATCTAATGGCTAAAGACATTTTGTGGTTTCATTCTGTAATCTGGCCTGCAATTTTAATGGGTGCTGGACTTCCGCTTCCTAAAAAATTGTATTCTCACGGATTCTTTACCTTGAACGGAAATAAAATGTCAAAGTCTTTAGGCAATGTTGTATCTCCGCGTGAACTTGTTGACAAATACGGCGTTGACGCCGCGCGATACCTTGCGGCAACCATTATTCCTTTTGGTCCTGACGGCGATATTTCGTGGCAGAGACTGACATTAAAATATAACACTGATTTGGCAAATAATTTGGGTAACTTAATTTCAAGAACACTGAAAATGGCTGAAAAGTATTTTAATCTTTATGTGCCGCAAACCATTCCTGATTTAGAGCTTGTAAGAAAAGTAGTTACGGTTCTTAAAAAAAAATTTGCTTTGAATATGGACAATATGCAGTTTCATAAAGCCGCTGAAACACTGCAAAGCGCTATAACGCTTGTAAACAGACAGATTGAAATAGATGCTCCGTGGAAACTTGCAAAAACAGATACTGATAAACTTGCATCCTGTATTTATGCTTATTTACAGTCGGCAGATATCATAATAATGCATTTGCTGCCGTTTATGCCGACAATGGCTGAAAAAATATGGCAGATAACAGGGGCGGGGTGTGATATAAACTTGACCGCAAAAAAATATTTTAAAGATGCTGTAATTCCCGAAAATGGTTTTTCGATTCCAAATGCAAAGCTACAGTCTCCGGGTATTCTGTTCCCACGCATTGCCTAAAATTAAAATAAGATACTCATTAATTAATTAATGCTTCAGCACAAAATAGTCCGACTTGGATGTTAAAAGTTTTTTTATTATATAGAGCGGAGTCACTAAAAGCGGATAATAGTCAAATCATAAAAAGAGAATGATGAAAACTGAAAAAATTGAAATACAAGAATATCTAATGATTTTTTCATATATCGAAAAGTTTCCAAATCGCTTGTAGGTTTTGTGGGATGCAAAAAAATTACAGCTGATTTAAAAGAAATACAACAAAGCGAGCAGATAAAAAAAATATTCTGAGACAATAAAAAACATTATTATTACAAATTATAGGCAGTTTATTTTGTTACAGGAAGGAAAGATAAAAGCGCAGGCGTCATTATTAAAAAATAATTTGGAAATAAGTGAAGCTCCAAACAGCAAGCAAAATTTAATAAATCTTTTTATGGATTTTTTAAGTTGCGATTACCCGCATATAAAGACAAAAAAAGAATTAGTAAATGCTTTAGCTAAACAAAGTTTTTATTATTCTGGTGAGTTGAAAAGATATATGTCCAATGCTGGTAACGAAAGTGAAAATTTCTATCGTAAATTCAATGAGCTGTTTAAAGATTTCCAAGTCTCAATGCAGTATCGCTATGATATTGCAGATTTTTGCGGTGTCTATGCTCAAAGTTTAGTGTATGGTTTACTGCTTACAAGGTTAACGAAATCCACTGAATTTGATGAAACAAAATTGGACTATTTGTCTGAGATGCCTTACGAATACAGATTGTTATATGAATTTTTAAATACGGGCTGTGGTGAATCGAAGTATTTACCTGGTATTGTAGTAGTAGCATTAAAAAATATAGCAAAAAACATAAATTTGATTAATATAGCAGAAATAAACCATGAGTTTGAGAAAGAAGGCAAGGGAGAAAGCGGAATAGCCGTTTATCTGTATGAGGATTTTTTAAAAGAATACGATAAATTAAAAAGAACGGGAGAGCGCAAAGAGAGCGGAGTGTATTTAATAAAAACAAAATTCAATAAATCCTACGGTTGCTTAGATAAAGATGTAAAAGTACTGGATTTTGCCTGCGGCACGGGAACGTTTATAAACAGTGTATATGAGTTAATGTTATGTAAAAGTCAAAGTCCGCTCGAAAGACAATCAGTTAAAAAAAGATAATAAAGAATATATACGGATTTGAACTGCTTTTCACACCTTATATACTGTCTCATATAATTTTGACTAAATACTTAAAAGACAACGGCATAGAAATAACGCAAGAGGAAAGATTGCCCATATATC
This genomic interval from Candidatus Endomicrobiellum trichonymphae contains the following:
- a CDS encoding M42 family metallopeptidase, whose protein sequence is MEKLLKDLLISDGISGYEENVAKIMTAALSKSCESVEIDNFGNVIGKSGRGKKKIMIAAHMDEIGMTVKHINEKGFIYFIKIGGINDSILPGKTVEIINKKGEHITGIIGTKPPHLMTSEDVKQPLKHDSMFIDIGLSSRNEVLKVADIGDQIIFEPVAGILNGNFYYGKAADNRISCYTMVKVMEMLAKLRDLNAEIYACATVQEEVGLKGGKTSSFKVNPDFALIIDTTVAGDMPGIEEKVSALKLGKGVAITMIEASGRGTIVPQKVRKLMLEAAHENNIPHQIDIIDVGMTDGAVIYTNREGILTGILSIPTRYIHAPTSVFNIKDVNSAVDLAVKTIEKAAGKL
- the tmk gene encoding dTMP kinase is translated as MKKNLFITFEGGEGSGKTTHSLLLKKYLEKRGYEVLLTREPGGTILAEAVRRILLNPDSNIVPLSELFLYEAARAQHVEEFVFPALNAGKAVICDRFTDATVAYQGYGRKLNLQLIDSLNSTTSFGLTPVLTIYLDILPSEGLSRAKRAKKLNRKIYSDKIERESLQFHESVREGYLSQAEKYPERIKVVKTQETVEKTEVCIREIIDLVL
- a CDS encoding PSP1 domain-containing protein, which encodes MPMVIGVALRKTKDKIYADVGYFDLKLNDKIILETEHGVEVGTVCEKEKVMQESKDPIGKVLREITEEDKKRLTENERKNLRAWNIVLQKVVKYKLDMKLICVQYIFDRSKLFVYYISGTRVDFRELVKELGRILRTRIQMVQIGVRDESKMVGGIGICGHVLCCQTFLKDFSSVTIDMAKEQDLLLNTAKLSGLCGRLMCCISYENDIYRAVKKELPEIGKTVLTPEGRAKITAIDCIRENVTVDFGDKSFKVFSIKQINESSRKGK
- the holB gene encoding DNA polymerase III subunit delta', which codes for MFESILGQKKIKKIISNQVKSGKIAHAYIFVGQDGVGKRLTAVEFAKILNCNVDDFIKTDAGTCGKCISCKKIEKNIHPDLHFIDFARQAELEEECLEKQRTLKIETIRYMQKEVATKIHEGKWKIFIIEPAERMNAAAANSLLKTLEEPPENTIIILIAKHKETIPQTILSRVQTLFFQPLGQNEISSWLMLNCSVDAAKARDIAELSEGSLENANKLVGKNEKEEFSLWLKFKTRNFYISDILELSKNIAAAGALECVDAMIAEAKKDFRMYPQRTAPALDLLSASRVLLLKNVNAMTVLDNLFFDLSDLKKMSGLL
- a CDS encoding M48 family metallopeptidase, whose amino-acid sequence is MNIYTLIILFFIIAVYLVETVANLLNVKNISNNIPPEFDGYFDREKYSKAQEYLKANTKLSVISSTFFLAAQIIFIVLKGFNYVNTIAVSFSFGTILTGLVFAGIVFSAFEILKIPFSVYSVFIIEENFGFNKMNVKTFISDLLKSWIITAIIGAVIFAAILWLFANVYRYAWLYAFAAIVIFELFITFIAPVTIMPLFNKYTSLEDGELKNSIEEYAKKENFKMKGLFKMDGSKRSTKSNAFFTGFGKFRRIVLFDTLIQKHTVDGLTSILAHEMGHFKLGHIVKHIIFSSALSGIMLFIFSLLIDKAWLYDAFFMRTQDIYAGIIFFSFLYAPVSLIISPILNYFSRKHEYEADLYSITTYRKPQAMINALKKLSVDNMSNLYPHKFKVFLEYSHPPVLERIKAINRIKLG
- a CDS encoding class I tRNA ligase family protein, with amino-acid sequence MKFYITTPIYYANDIPHIGHSYTTIASDIMARWKRLKGFDVFFLTGTDEHGAKIVAAAKKKGEIPQKLCDKMSAKFKEAWELLNISYTDFIRTTERKHFVSVEKILSILFDKGFIFKKKYEELYCIGCERFYAQKDLDENGCCPFHKTKPVLQSEENYFFRLSSFQNALIDRIVDANHREHIEIQPEERRNEIIGKLKLGLEDVSFSRSAVEWGIPLPFDGGQTAYVWVDALINYITGVGYQENETKFQKYWPADIHLMAKDILWFHSVIWPAILMGAGLPLPKKLYSHGFFTLNGNKMSKSLGNVVSPRELVDKYGVDAARYLAATIIPFGPDGDISWQRLTLKYNTDLANNLGNLISRTLKMAEKYFNLYVPQTIPDLELVRKVVTVLKKKFALNMDNMQFHKAAETLQSAITLVNRQIEIDAPWKLAKTDTDKLASCIYAYLQSADIIIMHLLPFMPTMAEKIWQITGAGCDINLTAKKYFKDAVIPENGFSIPNAKLQSPGILFPRIA
- a CDS encoding MBL fold metallo-hydrolase, producing the protein MSLNFCILASGSSGNCSVIWTEKATALIDCGCSAKYIIENLGALGIVPQNLTAALITHAHRDHISTSGLGFLHKNNIPVYLHEDAFEDAFRKYGQKIEECASIPLYENFKIKDIFVESFEVYHKDENVSRTFGFTFSSEINARKYKIGYVTDTGRICRKIIRNLIDSNILVLESNYNRMMLDSSFRSYDNKKWVLSDWGHLANEDAASAIAEIKMLSAGRDSLKYVFLAHISSHHNTPEIALKTTKEILISKGISDIKLFTARRKHRCPVIRIR